In Sphingopyxis sp. 113P3, one DNA window encodes the following:
- a CDS encoding potassium transporter Kup produces MTAESQQVAAGADSAAAAADTGQTGPAHHGDGKLKLAVGAIGVVFGDIGTSPLYAFRETFAGHHSIDADRVHIYGVLSLVFWSMMLVVTFKYVLTIMKADNKGEGGSLALLALISRQSEGKRWTWPIVLLGVFATALFYGDSMITPAMSVLSATEGLNYVNSGFQPYIVPIALAILIGIFAIQSHGTAKVGALFGPIMLCYFLMLAVLGLIHIIEHPTIILATINPVNALRFFYLDGFTAFIALGAVVLAVTGAEALYTDMGHFGRAPIGLSWLYFVLPALMFNYMGQGAMVLEADMGARLGIIQDPFFLMMPDSWRIPVVLLAMLATIIASQAVISGAFSLTQQAIQLGFMPRLRVEHTSASAQGQVYIPLVNWGLMVMVILLVLFFGSSSNLAAAYGIAVTGAMFIDTCLMSVVLFALWKWPAWKAVPLLALFFVVDIAYFGANLIKVPDGGWVPLAIGLTIFTMLTTWSRGRKLMQQQMAAGAMPIPVFVKSAANSATRVPGTAVFMTSSADGVPHALLHNLKHNKVLHQRIILLTIKIADVPFVREADHCALDDLGQGFHRLILKYGFMQPVDVPAALSRVGGCGGAFKMLETSFFLSRQTLIASKSPGMPIWREKLFAWMLRNSQSAMEYFRLPTNRVVELGSQVAI; encoded by the coding sequence ATGACTGCTGAGTCGCAACAGGTGGCGGCAGGCGCGGACAGCGCCGCGGCCGCCGCCGACACGGGCCAGACGGGCCCTGCCCATCACGGCGATGGCAAGCTCAAGCTTGCGGTCGGCGCGATCGGCGTGGTGTTCGGCGATATCGGGACGAGCCCGCTCTACGCCTTTCGCGAAACCTTTGCCGGGCACCATTCGATCGATGCCGACCGGGTGCACATTTATGGGGTGCTCAGCCTCGTTTTCTGGTCGATGATGCTCGTCGTCACCTTCAAATATGTGCTGACGATCATGAAGGCGGACAATAAGGGCGAGGGCGGGAGCCTCGCTCTGCTCGCTCTCATTAGCCGGCAATCGGAAGGAAAGCGCTGGACCTGGCCCATCGTCCTGCTCGGGGTATTTGCAACCGCGCTCTTCTACGGCGACAGCATGATCACCCCGGCAATGTCGGTGCTGTCGGCAACCGAAGGACTGAATTACGTCAACAGCGGGTTCCAGCCCTATATCGTGCCGATCGCGCTGGCCATCCTGATCGGCATCTTTGCGATTCAATCGCACGGGACGGCCAAGGTGGGCGCTTTGTTCGGCCCGATCATGCTGTGCTACTTCTTGATGCTCGCGGTGCTCGGCCTCATTCATATCATCGAGCATCCCACGATCATCCTGGCCACGATCAACCCGGTCAACGCGCTGCGCTTCTTCTACCTCGACGGCTTTACGGCCTTCATTGCGCTCGGAGCCGTGGTGCTCGCGGTGACGGGGGCCGAGGCACTCTATACCGATATGGGGCATTTCGGGCGCGCGCCGATCGGACTGTCGTGGCTCTATTTCGTGCTGCCCGCGCTCATGTTCAACTACATGGGGCAGGGCGCGATGGTGCTTGAGGCCGACATGGGCGCTCGGCTCGGCATCATTCAGGATCCCTTTTTCCTGATGATGCCCGATAGCTGGCGGATTCCGGTCGTGCTGCTTGCAATGCTCGCGACGATCATCGCAAGCCAGGCAGTGATTTCGGGGGCCTTCTCGCTCACTCAGCAGGCGATCCAGTTGGGTTTCATGCCGCGGCTGCGCGTCGAGCATACGAGCGCGTCGGCGCAGGGCCAGGTCTACATCCCGCTCGTCAACTGGGGACTGATGGTGATGGTGATCCTGCTCGTCCTCTTCTTTGGATCATCGAGCAATCTTGCGGCCGCTTACGGCATCGCGGTGACCGGGGCGATGTTTATCGACACATGCCTGATGAGCGTGGTGCTCTTTGCCCTCTGGAAATGGCCGGCGTGGAAGGCGGTCCCGCTGCTCGCGCTCTTCTTCGTGGTCGATATCGCCTATTTTGGTGCGAACCTGATCAAGGTCCCCGACGGGGGCTGGGTGCCGCTTGCGATCGGCCTGACCATCTTCACCATGCTCACGACCTGGTCGCGCGGGCGCAAGCTGATGCAGCAGCAGATGGCCGCGGGTGCGATGCCGATCCCGGTCTTCGTCAAGTCGGCTGCGAACAGCGCGACACGTGTCCCCGGGACCGCGGTGTTCATGACATCGAGCGCGGACGGCGTGCCGCACGCGCTGCTTCATAATCTGAAGCACAACAAGGTACTGCACCAGCGCATCATCCTTTTGACGATCAAGATCGCGGACGTTCCCTTTGTGCGCGAAGCCGACCATTGCGCGCTCGATGACCTTGGACAGGGCTTTCACCGGCTGATCCTGAAATATGGCTTCATGCAGCCGGTCGACGTGCCCGCGGCGCTAAGCCGCGTCGGCGGATGTGGCGGTGCGTTCAAGATGCTCGAGACGAGCTTCTTTCTGTCGCGCCAGACCCTGATTGCGTCGAAATCCCCCGGAATGCCGATCTGGCGCGAAAAGCTGTTCGCGTGGATGCTGCGAAACTCGCAAAGCGCGATGGAATATTTCCGTCTGCCAACCAATCGAGTCGTCGAGCTGGGCAGCCAGGTCGCGATCTGA
- a CDS encoding NAD(P)H-dependent flavin oxidoreductase translates to MALPPIFDRLRLPVIGSPLFIVSGPDLVIAQCKAGIVGSFPALNARPQSLLDEWLHRITEELAAWDRDNPDRLSAPFAVNQIVHRSNDRLEADIATCEKWKVPITITSLGAREELNQAVHNWGGITLHDVIDDRFARKAVEKGADGLIPVAAGAGGHAGTQSPFALVQEIRSWFDGPVALSGAIAHGRSILAAQACGADLAYIGSAFIATAEANADEGYKEGIVAGRAGDIVYSNLFTGVHGNYLRQSILAAGMDPDNLPEGDLKTMNFGSGGNTKAKAWKDIWGSGQGIGSISGVRPAAEFIADLAAQYRDAYRELQNKYIG, encoded by the coding sequence ATGGCCCTTCCCCCGATCTTCGATCGCCTGCGTCTTCCTGTCATCGGCTCGCCGCTCTTCATTGTCTCGGGGCCCGACCTTGTCATCGCCCAGTGCAAGGCCGGCATCGTCGGCAGCTTCCCCGCGCTCAATGCCCGCCCGCAATCGCTCCTCGACGAATGGCTCCACCGCATCACCGAGGAACTCGCCGCGTGGGACCGGGACAATCCCGACCGCCTCTCGGCGCCCTTCGCGGTCAACCAGATCGTCCACCGTTCGAATGACCGGCTCGAGGCCGACATTGCAACCTGCGAGAAATGGAAGGTGCCGATCACGATCACCTCGCTTGGTGCCCGCGAGGAACTCAACCAGGCCGTGCACAATTGGGGCGGCATCACGCTCCACGACGTCATAGACGACCGCTTTGCGCGCAAAGCGGTCGAAAAGGGCGCCGATGGGCTGATCCCCGTCGCCGCCGGCGCGGGCGGACACGCCGGCACCCAGTCGCCCTTTGCACTGGTGCAGGAAATTCGCAGCTGGTTCGACGGCCCCGTGGCGCTCTCGGGCGCAATTGCGCACGGCCGCTCGATCCTGGCGGCGCAGGCGTGCGGCGCCGATCTCGCCTATATCGGCAGCGCTTTCATCGCGACCGCGGAGGCCAACGCCGACGAGGGATATAAGGAGGGTATTGTCGCCGGGCGCGCGGGCGACATCGTCTATTCGAATCTCTTCACCGGGGTCCACGGCAACTATCTTCGCCAGTCGATCCTTGCCGCCGGCATGGACCCCGACAATCTTCCCGAGGGCGATCTGAAGACGATGAATTTCGGATCGGGTGGCAACACCAAGGCCAAGGCGTGGAAGGATATCTGGGGATCGGGCCAGGGAATCGGCTCGATCTCGGGAGTCCGACCCGCGGCCGAATTCATTGCCGACCTCGCAGCGCAATACCGCGACGCCTACCGCGAGCTTCAGAACAAATATATCGGATAG
- a CDS encoding VOC family protein: MTNPPFALRGLDHIVLRVVDLDRMRRFYKDVLGCIEEREQAGIGLYQLRAGRALIDLVTVTGKLGAMGGEAPGAEGRNLDHFALAVEGFDEAAIRAHLADHGVAVEQAGPRYGAEGEGPSIYIRDPEGNIIELKGPAGA; this comes from the coding sequence ATGACGAACCCGCCCTTCGCGCTGCGCGGGCTCGATCATATCGTCCTTCGCGTGGTCGATCTCGACCGAATGCGCCGCTTCTACAAGGACGTCCTCGGCTGCATCGAGGAACGCGAGCAGGCGGGGATCGGCCTCTACCAACTTCGCGCGGGGCGCGCCCTCATTGACCTTGTCACCGTGACCGGCAAGCTCGGCGCAATGGGCGGGGAAGCGCCGGGGGCCGAGGGCCGTAATCTCGACCATTTTGCACTCGCAGTAGAGGGCTTCGACGAAGCTGCGATCCGCGCGCATCTTGCGGACCATGGCGTCGCGGTCGAGCAGGCGGGGCCGCGTTACGGCGCCGAGGGGGAAGGCCCATCGATCTACATTCGCGATCCGGAAGGCAATATCATCGAACTTAAGGGGCCGGCGGGCGCCTGA
- a CDS encoding bifunctional GNAT family N-acetyltransferase/carbon-nitrogen hydrolase family protein: MDSTRPKLVIRNSETRDAAAIARLSAKVYGRAEAYSAAQIRGQINNFPEGQFLAEYEGQIVGFCATLIVPEEAALADHRWTAISGGGFATPHDPDGEILYGMEVCVDPEYRRLRIGQRFYRKRQELCQALELQGIAFGGRMPGYARRRRQFPEPEAYLAAVLDKQLRDPVINFQVNQGYQVKGILHDYLPSDRESGGHAVLMVWENPLAPPREKANARHRGSAPDRLPASVRVATVQFQMRGIDRIEQFEEQVEYFVDVAADYAADFVVFPELYTLELLSIDKNKLPPEKAILKIADYTERYLAFMEKLAVGYNINIIGGSHPTRVEGGDIRNIAYVFLRDGSVHRQEKLHPTPSERRWWNIKGGYGADAINTDCGPIGVMICYDSEFPELARHLVNQGAMMLFVPFCTDERRGYLRVRYCCHARAVENQCYVITSGVVGNLPNVENMDIHYAESAILTPSDFAFARDGVAADTAANTETIAIADLSLADLLTSRQSGAVQNLRDRRFDLYRVDWKDPAAPGIGSR; the protein is encoded by the coding sequence ATGGACTCCACCCGGCCAAAGCTCGTCATCAGAAACTCCGAAACCCGCGATGCCGCCGCAATCGCGCGCCTGTCGGCGAAGGTCTACGGCCGCGCAGAGGCCTATTCGGCGGCGCAGATCCGCGGCCAGATCAACAATTTTCCCGAAGGCCAGTTCCTCGCCGAATATGAAGGCCAAATTGTCGGCTTCTGCGCGACGCTGATCGTGCCCGAGGAGGCGGCGCTCGCCGATCATCGCTGGACCGCAATCAGCGGGGGCGGCTTTGCGACCCCGCACGATCCCGATGGCGAGATCCTCTATGGCATGGAGGTATGCGTCGATCCTGAATATCGACGGCTTCGTATCGGCCAGCGCTTCTACCGCAAGAGGCAGGAACTGTGCCAGGCACTCGAGCTTCAGGGCATCGCTTTTGGTGGCCGCATGCCGGGTTATGCACGCCGCCGCCGTCAATTTCCCGAACCTGAAGCCTATCTCGCCGCGGTCCTCGACAAGCAGCTTCGCGACCCGGTGATCAATTTCCAGGTCAATCAGGGCTATCAGGTCAAGGGCATCCTTCACGACTATCTGCCGAGCGACCGTGAAAGCGGCGGTCATGCCGTGCTGATGGTCTGGGAAAACCCCCTCGCCCCGCCGCGCGAGAAGGCGAATGCGCGCCATCGCGGTTCGGCGCCCGACCGCCTCCCCGCATCGGTGCGCGTTGCGACCGTCCAGTTCCAGATGCGCGGGATCGACCGCATCGAACAGTTTGAGGAGCAGGTTGAATATTTTGTTGACGTTGCGGCCGATTATGCGGCCGATTTCGTTGTCTTTCCTGAGCTCTACACGCTCGAGCTGCTGTCGATCGACAAGAACAAGCTCCCGCCCGAAAAGGCGATCCTGAAGATCGCCGACTATACCGAACGCTACCTGGCCTTCATGGAGAAGCTCGCGGTCGGCTATAATATCAACATCATTGGCGGCTCTCATCCGACGCGCGTTGAGGGCGGCGATATCCGCAACATCGCCTATGTCTTCCTGCGCGACGGGTCGGTGCACCGCCAGGAGAAGCTGCATCCGACTCCCTCCGAGCGCCGCTGGTGGAACATCAAGGGCGGCTACGGCGCGGATGCGATCAACACCGACTGCGGGCCGATCGGCGTGATGATATGCTACGATAGCGAGTTTCCCGAGCTTGCGCGTCACCTCGTCAACCAGGGCGCGATGATGCTGTTCGTGCCTTTCTGTACCGACGAACGCCGCGGCTATCTGCGAGTGCGCTATTGCTGCCACGCGCGCGCCGTCGAGAACCAATGCTATGTCATTACCTCGGGCGTCGTCGGCAATTTGCCGAACGTTGAGAATATGGACATTCACTATGCCGAAAGCGCGATTCTCACTCCTTCGGATTTTGCCTTTGCACGTGATGGCGTCGCCGCCGACACCGCGGCGAACACCGAGACCATCGCGATTGCCGACTTGAGCCTCGCTGATCTCCTCACCAGCCGCCAGAGCGGCGCGGTGCAAAATCTGCGCGATCGGCGCTTCGATCTCTACCGCGTCGACTGGAAGGACCCCGCCGCCCCGGGGATCGGCTCAAGGTGA
- a CDS encoding RNA polymerase sigma factor — protein MAADPTHRAIEAVFRIERARLIAGLARMTRDVGRAEELAQEALLAALTDWPKSGVPDRPGAWLMAAGKRRAIDGLRRAAMQERKHAEIARERDDERCMSIEMIEAGIDDDLGDELLGLIFAACHPVITPEARAALTLRLVGGLSVEEIARAFLSNEAAIAARITRAKKAIAKAGVAFEVPRGQALAPRLASVLEVIYLIFNEGYAATSGPDLMRPPLCAEAQRLGRILAGLMPAEPEVLGLLALMEIQASRLPARVGPGGALVPLPKQDRSRWDQLLIRRGLTALARAEALGGGDGPYALQAALGACHARARRAEDTDWRRIAGLYDRLRAVMPSPVVELNRAVAHSMAFGPEAGLALVDAIADEAMLRSYAPLPAARGDFLLRAGRNAEAKAAFEAAAALAGNARERDFLLARAASCVGNRG, from the coding sequence ATGGCGGCTGACCCTACCCACAGGGCGATCGAGGCGGTCTTCCGCATCGAGCGGGCACGGCTGATCGCTGGGCTCGCGCGAATGACGCGCGATGTCGGCCGCGCGGAGGAGCTGGCGCAGGAGGCTTTGCTCGCTGCTCTCACGGACTGGCCGAAATCGGGTGTTCCAGACCGGCCGGGCGCGTGGTTGATGGCGGCGGGCAAGCGTCGTGCGATCGACGGATTGCGCCGCGCGGCGATGCAGGAGCGCAAACACGCCGAGATTGCCCGCGAACGGGATGATGAGCGCTGCATGAGCATTGAGATGATCGAGGCGGGGATCGACGATGATCTGGGCGACGAGCTGCTCGGCCTGATTTTCGCCGCATGCCACCCGGTGATCACACCCGAGGCGCGCGCCGCGCTGACGCTGCGCCTCGTGGGCGGGCTGTCGGTCGAGGAGATCGCCCGCGCCTTTCTGTCGAACGAGGCGGCGATCGCGGCGCGGATTACCCGCGCCAAGAAAGCGATCGCCAAGGCAGGGGTGGCGTTCGAGGTCCCGCGTGGGCAGGCACTCGCACCGCGCCTCGCCTCGGTGCTCGAGGTGATCTACCTCATCTTCAACGAAGGCTATGCAGCGACGAGCGGGCCCGATCTAATGCGCCCGCCGCTCTGCGCCGAGGCACAGCGCCTCGGGCGTATTCTCGCAGGGTTGATGCCTGCCGAGCCCGAGGTGCTGGGGCTGCTCGCGCTCATGGAAATTCAGGCATCGCGTCTTCCTGCGCGCGTCGGACCGGGCGGCGCGCTGGTGCCACTGCCAAAGCAGGATCGCTCGCGCTGGGATCAACTCTTGATCCGGCGAGGGCTGACAGCGCTTGCCCGTGCCGAAGCTCTGGGAGGCGGCGATGGTCCCTATGCACTGCAGGCGGCGCTTGGTGCGTGCCACGCCCGCGCGCGGCGCGCCGAGGATACCGACTGGCGCCGCATCGCCGGGCTCTACGATCGGTTGCGAGCGGTAATGCCCTCACCGGTGGTCGAGCTCAACCGCGCAGTGGCGCACAGCATGGCGTTCGGCCCCGAGGCGGGGCTCGCGCTCGTCGATGCGATCGCCGATGAGGCGATGCTGCGCAGCTACGCCCCGCTTCCCGCAGCGCGCGGCGATTTCCTGCTCCGCGCCGGGCGAAATGCCGAGGCCAAGGCTGCGTTCGAGGCGGCCGCGGCGCTTGCAGGCAATGCGCGCGAGCGCGATTTCCTGCTCGCTCGCGCGGCGTCGTGCGTGGGGAACCGGGGCTGA